A genome region from Sander vitreus isolate 19-12246 chromosome 21, sanVit1, whole genome shotgun sequence includes the following:
- the znf281b gene encoding zinc finger protein 281b isoform X1 gives MSIIQDKLGNEFLRNGGMDPNFAPGMLMFSHLPPVTSFTRLASQSVMGELPHEMILKKERDSPPEHHGATNTGGFLQSMGIKQERLSELDYRMPLYGGGGGVGVNCAEGGAGKSGNDMPDMSFGNHHHQNHQNMLLHDLSLSNVRSLGEPMHGRPGKEPKESSGRRGRRSNGDGQGGKARRKRNDAAKAMMLDADGAYLSPNSKPHICEHCNAAFRSSYHLRRHVLIHTDRTGERPFRCSQCNMSFIQKYLLQRHEKIHSGEKPFSCDQCNMRFIQKYHMERHKRTHSGEKPYRCDTCQQFFSRTDRLLKHKRTCGEAIKKGLDPSMLELSEAELGQGSYSLTQGNSNTSGRKRAKSKNSEGGERKRKKNASASTASSSGGMARELGMQDFSMEHPSGSGPAMQGRTPKLVFKKAGRKGLDKGLLSLEDSADGQKRLGHKPGSMDHVAVSDLDNMGLLQGAGGNKQGPTTSSNYDDAMQFVKKRRYLHAVNNDYGAGSLHMASQGNSVIQGSLGPEPTLAMLDSSPLELKHDKSGIPDEVLQSLLDHYSHKPEGTHHHDVTFDLSDHPHHVDLQPAAPVTPELEDDSPNGGDKTAVMSEYSKFLLQALERTSHSGPFPSLGPTGPFPLLSSSSSPTGPLFSDKHVYTTSPMDCGYPPAVSSPLPIVAPSSNSSSSSSKSHYGMLVGSPSQAGYHISLEPTSHQQLTPSQELTEQLEKQHSPGTFNLPPQDLTLSAEGSKGQQPKAGGSAAPTNGSSYPDMSPLNPPKETTYQIENFAQAFGSQFKSGRGTPLSYGSDPGTEVDHRIRTPVSEFSGYTSLLADVSEPVSTGSKTQTSQSFR, from the exons ATGAGTATTATCCAAGACAAATTAGGCAATGAGTTTTTGCGCAACGGTGGCATGGATCCCAATTTTGCACCAGGTATGCTTATGTTCAGCCACCTGCCGCCTGTCACCAGCTTTACACGGCTGGCCTCCCAGTCCGTTATGGGCGAGCTTCCTCACGAGATGATCCTGAAGAAAGAACGTGACTCGCCCCCGGAACACCATGGAGCCACTAACACCGGGGGCTTCCTCCAAAGCATGGGCATTAAGCAGGAGCGACTAAGCGAGCTGGATTACCGTATGCCCCTCTATGGCGGGGGTGGAGGAGTAGGGGTGAACTGTGCTGAAGGGGGTGCGGGGAAGAGTGGTAATGACATGCCGGACATGTCTTTCGgcaaccaccaccaccaaaatCACCAGAACATGCTCCTGCATGACCTCAGCCTCAGCAATGTTCGTTCCCTTGGAGAACCG ATGCATGGAAGACCGGGTAAAGAGCCAAAAGAGTCCTCGGGTAGAAGAGGGCGGAGGAGCAATGGGGATGGGCAGGGAGGCAAAGCACGAAGAAAACGCAACGATGCTGCAAAG GCCATGATGTTGGATGCAGATGGAGCCTACTTGTCCCCCAACTCAAAACCACATATCTGTGAGCACTGTAATGCTGCCTTCCGCAGCTCCTACCACTTGCGCAGACATGTGCTCATACACACA GATCGCACAGGTGAGAGGCCTTTCCGGTGCAGTCAGTGTAACATGAGTTTCATCCAGAAGTATCTCCTCCAGCGGCACGAGAAGATCCACAGTG gagagaagccttttaGCTGTGACCAGTGTAACATGCGCTTTATCCAGAAGTACCATATGGAGCGACACAAAAGGACACACAGTGGCGAGAAGCCATATCGCTGCGATACCTGCCAGCAA tttttctcaaGAACAGACCGGTTACTGAAGCACAAACGAACTTGTGGAGAAGCCATAAAGAAGGGCCTGGACCCAAGCATGCTGGAGCTCAGCGAAGCGGAGCTAGGCCAGGGCAGCTATTCACTCACTCAGGGAAACTCTAACACCTCCGGGCGCAAGAGGGCCAAGTCCAAAAACAGTGAGGGCGGTGAGCGCAAGAGGAAGAAGAATGCCTCTGCATCAACAGCCTCGTCCTCTGGTGGGATGGCCCGTGAACTGGGCATGCAGGACTTCAGCATGGAGCACCCCTCGGGCTCTGGCCCCGCCATGCAGGGACGTACTCCCAAATTGGTCTTTAAAAAAGCTGGCCGCAAGGGCCTGGACAAGGGCCTCCTCTCTCTGGAAGACAGTGCTGACGGACAAAAACGGTTGGGCCACAAGCCTGGCTCCATGGATCATGTGGCGGTTTCCGACCTTGATAACATGGGGCTACTCCAGGGAGCCGGGGGCAACAAGCAGGGGCCCACCACCAGCAGCAACTACGATGATGCAATGCAGTTTGTGAAAAAGCGGCGCTACCTCCACGCAGTTAACAATGACTATGGAGCCGGCTCATTGCACATGGCATCCCAGGGCAATAGTGTCATCCAGGGTTCCCTGGGGCCTGAACCCACGCTGGCCATGCTGGACTCCTCTCCTTTGGAACTAAAGCACGACAAGTCGGGCATTCCAGATGAGGTACTGCAAAGCCTGTTAGACCATTATAGCCATAAGCCAGAGGGGACGCACCACCATGACGTGACTTTCGACCTGTCTGACCACCCACACCACGTAGACCTCCAGCCAGCAGCCCCCGTTACCCCTGAGCTGGAGGATGACTCTCCCAACGGTGGTGACAAGACAGCAGTGATGAGCGAGTACTCGAAATTCCTCCTGCAGGCCCTTGAGCGCACCAGCCATAGTGGACCCTTCCCCAGCCTTGGCCCAACGGGGCCTTTCCCACTCCTGTCCAGCAGCTCCAGTCCCACGGGGCCCTTGTTCTCAGACAAACACGTGTACACCACATCCCCAATGGATTGTGGCTACCCGCCTGCTGTCTCCTCCCCACTGCCCATCGTCGCCCCTTCATCAaactcctcctcatcctcctccaagTCCCACTATGGCATGCTCGTCGGCTCCCCCTCCCAGGCAGGCTACCACATCAGCTTGGAACCTACTAGCCACCAGCAGCTAACTCCATCTCAGGAGCTAACTGAGCAGTTGGAGAAGCAGCACTCCCCTGGCACCTTCAACCTACCTCCCCAGGACCTGACTCTCTCAGCAGAGGGCTCCAAGGGGCAGCAGCCCAAGGCCGGAGGGAGCGCTGCACCCACCAACGGCTCCAGCTACCCAGACATGTCCCCACTGAACCCCCCTAAAGAAACCACGTACCAGATCGAGAACTTCGCCCAGGCCTTTGGTTCCCAGTTCAAGTCAGGGCGGGGGACCCCTCTGAGCTATGGCAGTGATCCTGGGACAGAGGTCGACCACCGAATACGGACTCCAGTGTCAGAATTCTCAGGGTATACCAGTTTGTTAGCTGACGTCAGTGAGCCAGTGAGTACAGGATCAAAAACCCAGACAAGCCAAAGTTTCAGATAA
- the znf281b gene encoding zinc finger protein 281b isoform X2, whose translation MSIIQDKLGNEFLRNGGMDPNFAPGMLMFSHLPPVTSFTRLASQSVMGELPHEMILKKERDSPPEHHGATNTGGFLQSMGIKQERLSELDYRMPLYGGGGGVGVNCAEGGAGKSGNDMPDMSFGNHHHQNHQNMLLHDLSLSNVRSLGEPMHGRPGKEPKESSGRRGRRSNGDGQGGKARRKRNDAAKAMMLDADGAYLSPNSKPHICEHCNAAFRSSYHLRRHVLIHTGERPFRCSQCNMSFIQKYLLQRHEKIHSGEKPFSCDQCNMRFIQKYHMERHKRTHSGEKPYRCDTCQQFFSRTDRLLKHKRTCGEAIKKGLDPSMLELSEAELGQGSYSLTQGNSNTSGRKRAKSKNSEGGERKRKKNASASTASSSGGMARELGMQDFSMEHPSGSGPAMQGRTPKLVFKKAGRKGLDKGLLSLEDSADGQKRLGHKPGSMDHVAVSDLDNMGLLQGAGGNKQGPTTSSNYDDAMQFVKKRRYLHAVNNDYGAGSLHMASQGNSVIQGSLGPEPTLAMLDSSPLELKHDKSGIPDEVLQSLLDHYSHKPEGTHHHDVTFDLSDHPHHVDLQPAAPVTPELEDDSPNGGDKTAVMSEYSKFLLQALERTSHSGPFPSLGPTGPFPLLSSSSSPTGPLFSDKHVYTTSPMDCGYPPAVSSPLPIVAPSSNSSSSSSKSHYGMLVGSPSQAGYHISLEPTSHQQLTPSQELTEQLEKQHSPGTFNLPPQDLTLSAEGSKGQQPKAGGSAAPTNGSSYPDMSPLNPPKETTYQIENFAQAFGSQFKSGRGTPLSYGSDPGTEVDHRIRTPVSEFSGYTSLLADVSEPVSTGSKTQTSQSFR comes from the exons ATGAGTATTATCCAAGACAAATTAGGCAATGAGTTTTTGCGCAACGGTGGCATGGATCCCAATTTTGCACCAGGTATGCTTATGTTCAGCCACCTGCCGCCTGTCACCAGCTTTACACGGCTGGCCTCCCAGTCCGTTATGGGCGAGCTTCCTCACGAGATGATCCTGAAGAAAGAACGTGACTCGCCCCCGGAACACCATGGAGCCACTAACACCGGGGGCTTCCTCCAAAGCATGGGCATTAAGCAGGAGCGACTAAGCGAGCTGGATTACCGTATGCCCCTCTATGGCGGGGGTGGAGGAGTAGGGGTGAACTGTGCTGAAGGGGGTGCGGGGAAGAGTGGTAATGACATGCCGGACATGTCTTTCGgcaaccaccaccaccaaaatCACCAGAACATGCTCCTGCATGACCTCAGCCTCAGCAATGTTCGTTCCCTTGGAGAACCG ATGCATGGAAGACCGGGTAAAGAGCCAAAAGAGTCCTCGGGTAGAAGAGGGCGGAGGAGCAATGGGGATGGGCAGGGAGGCAAAGCACGAAGAAAACGCAACGATGCTGCAAAG GCCATGATGTTGGATGCAGATGGAGCCTACTTGTCCCCCAACTCAAAACCACATATCTGTGAGCACTGTAATGCTGCCTTCCGCAGCTCCTACCACTTGCGCAGACATGTGCTCATACACACAG GTGAGAGGCCTTTCCGGTGCAGTCAGTGTAACATGAGTTTCATCCAGAAGTATCTCCTCCAGCGGCACGAGAAGATCCACAGTG gagagaagccttttaGCTGTGACCAGTGTAACATGCGCTTTATCCAGAAGTACCATATGGAGCGACACAAAAGGACACACAGTGGCGAGAAGCCATATCGCTGCGATACCTGCCAGCAA tttttctcaaGAACAGACCGGTTACTGAAGCACAAACGAACTTGTGGAGAAGCCATAAAGAAGGGCCTGGACCCAAGCATGCTGGAGCTCAGCGAAGCGGAGCTAGGCCAGGGCAGCTATTCACTCACTCAGGGAAACTCTAACACCTCCGGGCGCAAGAGGGCCAAGTCCAAAAACAGTGAGGGCGGTGAGCGCAAGAGGAAGAAGAATGCCTCTGCATCAACAGCCTCGTCCTCTGGTGGGATGGCCCGTGAACTGGGCATGCAGGACTTCAGCATGGAGCACCCCTCGGGCTCTGGCCCCGCCATGCAGGGACGTACTCCCAAATTGGTCTTTAAAAAAGCTGGCCGCAAGGGCCTGGACAAGGGCCTCCTCTCTCTGGAAGACAGTGCTGACGGACAAAAACGGTTGGGCCACAAGCCTGGCTCCATGGATCATGTGGCGGTTTCCGACCTTGATAACATGGGGCTACTCCAGGGAGCCGGGGGCAACAAGCAGGGGCCCACCACCAGCAGCAACTACGATGATGCAATGCAGTTTGTGAAAAAGCGGCGCTACCTCCACGCAGTTAACAATGACTATGGAGCCGGCTCATTGCACATGGCATCCCAGGGCAATAGTGTCATCCAGGGTTCCCTGGGGCCTGAACCCACGCTGGCCATGCTGGACTCCTCTCCTTTGGAACTAAAGCACGACAAGTCGGGCATTCCAGATGAGGTACTGCAAAGCCTGTTAGACCATTATAGCCATAAGCCAGAGGGGACGCACCACCATGACGTGACTTTCGACCTGTCTGACCACCCACACCACGTAGACCTCCAGCCAGCAGCCCCCGTTACCCCTGAGCTGGAGGATGACTCTCCCAACGGTGGTGACAAGACAGCAGTGATGAGCGAGTACTCGAAATTCCTCCTGCAGGCCCTTGAGCGCACCAGCCATAGTGGACCCTTCCCCAGCCTTGGCCCAACGGGGCCTTTCCCACTCCTGTCCAGCAGCTCCAGTCCCACGGGGCCCTTGTTCTCAGACAAACACGTGTACACCACATCCCCAATGGATTGTGGCTACCCGCCTGCTGTCTCCTCCCCACTGCCCATCGTCGCCCCTTCATCAaactcctcctcatcctcctccaagTCCCACTATGGCATGCTCGTCGGCTCCCCCTCCCAGGCAGGCTACCACATCAGCTTGGAACCTACTAGCCACCAGCAGCTAACTCCATCTCAGGAGCTAACTGAGCAGTTGGAGAAGCAGCACTCCCCTGGCACCTTCAACCTACCTCCCCAGGACCTGACTCTCTCAGCAGAGGGCTCCAAGGGGCAGCAGCCCAAGGCCGGAGGGAGCGCTGCACCCACCAACGGCTCCAGCTACCCAGACATGTCCCCACTGAACCCCCCTAAAGAAACCACGTACCAGATCGAGAACTTCGCCCAGGCCTTTGGTTCCCAGTTCAAGTCAGGGCGGGGGACCCCTCTGAGCTATGGCAGTGATCCTGGGACAGAGGTCGACCACCGAATACGGACTCCAGTGTCAGAATTCTCAGGGTATACCAGTTTGTTAGCTGACGTCAGTGAGCCAGTGAGTACAGGATCAAAAACCCAGACAAGCCAAAGTTTCAGATAA